In Phoenix dactylifera cultivar Barhee BC4 chromosome 1, palm_55x_up_171113_PBpolish2nd_filt_p, whole genome shotgun sequence, the genomic stretch TTCAAATGGACTCGGTATGAAACAAATTCATGTCTGCACTCGTGCATAACATTCTCTAAGCGAGCAAAGACACTGTTTATACTGACGTTATCCTTCCCTAGGTGGCTTTTCTTCAGCTTCTCTATCATTGTTGTAGCATGGTTGCATTTATCTTAGATTTTGCTGCTATTATTGGTTTAAATTGTTGATGCCAGTTGCCTGGGGAATTAACAGGTATGATCAAGAAGTATATTATGCCGGTCTTTCTTCGCATATAGCTTATACGTGATTCCACTAAGCTGGGGACGGAGGCATTCAGGTGGGGCCATTAGGTGAAGTCCCactgagctcttttaaatcctaTAGCCTCCCACTGCACTGCACCTACGAGCTTTCTTAGTGCAGCTCGAGCAGTATATGTAGCTTACATTCTCGGTTGAAGTGGCTTCATCCTTTCTTCCATATCTCATACCAGACAAATTGATGCAATTCTTGAATATAAATGCAAGTTTATTGTCTTACAAAAGACGTGAACAAGCTGAAAATTAGTGTTGCTGCTACCTTTTACCGATATGGCAATTTTTAATTAGGATGTAAATTCGCTAACCTATAGTTCCATGCATGCAGTTATTCTTGCGCTCATCTGAAACCTGAATCATGAGTTTAGCATGTCTTGTCTGTCATAGCGGGGGTAGTCCGTCACAATCTTTCAGAAGTCACTCCATCTCAAGTTCAGAGGGTGAGGGGCGTTGCTCTGCAGTAGTCGGCTGCTTGACGCAGAAGGTAACCATCGCTGCTGGGCATGGCGACAGCACCGCAACATCTAAGGTGGCTCCATTCCCTGTAATGGCAAGCGGTCAAGGTATGGCACAAGCACCTCGCCTTCAGCGGAGCCGTGCTGTGACAAGGGACCTTGTTAGAGACTGGAATTTTGATGAAGTTCTTGTTGGGAGATAGGAAAGTCAATGCGAGCAGAAGTCTCTTTCTAGGGCATTGGGTTGTGATTCCTATAAGATTTTTGTGTATATTTTCTACCATTCTCCTGCTGGCTTTTATGTGTTTCTCTGGTTATGATCGACAGACTGAGTGCTGGTACTCTTAGAAACTGTACATGCCCTGACAGCAGGGACTCAATCATAGAATGTTTTTTGCTATTTGTGTTAAATTTAGTAGTGCATGGCCATTTGTCCAAGAACAGGGAACTCTTTGAATCTCATTTACTCGATGAATAATCTATACTTTTGTGTATGTAGTGTTTAATTATAGATTGCAGTTTATTTTGCCAAAAACAGTCACCACTAAAGCGGATCTTATACTGCATCATCCGAACTAGTATCTATCATTAGACAAAAGTCGAGCACGTAAAGGGGTTGTATTAATTGAGGATGAAGTGGTGGACTGGCGTTATGTACAAACTTATttgcatgaagtatttatttgcTACGACTTGCGAACTGGGGACTGCCTCCATGTGATTCGATCTGACTGCATGCCAAACTCAAGTGAGTACTTCACGCGCGTTAAGTCGTTTAACGAGCTACATTTTGCTTAGATGCAAGCACAGCTAACGTGATCGGTATTCAAATTTAGCTGGCCTCGCTCATGGAATTGCATTAATGTCTTCCTTTTTGGATAGAGAAGAGCAATAATATTGTTGGGCTAGGTTGGGCTATGCTCAACATGTGCCTCGGCTACGATGATCGGCTGAATCTAGAGATGCATAGACGGTGTGTGTGGGTGTTACCTCCTGCTTCGAGATATTCGGACTATGGGTAATGGTAACATGGTTGTCCAAGCTAAACATGTATACAGAAAAGCTAATGGAGCTGTAGACTGGATAGCCTCGTATGTAGTCAATCACTCTGGAGATGCCTTAGGGGTTAGGAAGAGGAAGCTGTCTAGTGTGCTTCGAAAGATattgtattttgatctttttgGACGTGTCCTTACTGAAATGAATCATCCtagtaaaataataataataataataataatagtcatCTCCATCTCGGCTCCGCCAATTGGGCCATTGACTCTACCCCTGCCGCCAACCTCGGCCTTCACCCCACGTTGAGGAGATTGCCGACACCATCATGGCCTCTTCTTTGGCCTCCTCCGCTGGACCCACCTCCGCCACCTCCAACTAGCTTGGCAACCAGTTCTTTGAAAAAAATAGTGATACTTTAACatgatttattttcagaaatagATGATTGTGATATTGCCACTAGAACTGGTTCATGGGGATTGCGATCAGCTGAAGATCAAAGCTTCATGATACGGCTAGAACTCCACAATGTTTCATGATAGCTACAACAGTCAATAATACCTGCTTCATATTCTTCTTGTTAAACAATCTTTATAAAATGTAGAACTATCCTTTTTGTTGCTCAAATTTATTGACATTTGGGATGGAACGAATGTAGATTAAAAAAATACTATGCTCTACACCAAATTCCTCCATTGCCTCCATCCTATGTTATATAATTGACATGGCATCCAATAAAATTTCTCCCGTGCATGCATCAGAGGAGACATGTAGAGCGATTTTTCATTTTTGCCACGTATTCTATAGCATCCATCTTAAAGTAAAAACCAAAAGGTCAAAATAGAATAAAATTTCTCCTATTGATAGAGTCCGTATATCTTAAAGTATGAGACTGTCCACCCATATCTAAAAAAGGACAGCttgacaaacaaacaaaaaaaaaagaacgaaaCATATGGATGGCCTTGCGGATGTCGCttcgcatatatatatatatatatatatatatatatatatatatatatatatatatatatatatatatatatatatatatatattttaagccACAAGACAGATGAACCCCATTAAAGTAGGAGTCCCATCCCACTTTGATTTTTCAATTTTCACTTTAAAATGGACGTAATAGGatacatagaaaaaaaaaaaaggcaggcCATTCCATACGATCTTTGGTGCACGCACCAGAAAATTTTTGTTCCAATTTCCACTGCCACTACCACAAAGGACAAGAATGGAGCTAGAATTTAATGGTGTGGCATGGCATTGCTTGTTTACCGAgagtaataaataaataaatacatctcTCGTGGAAGATGGTAAAAACAACAAAGGTAGATTTATGAAAGGCAGCACAAACATTTTAACTGTAGGATCAATAATTTAGATCCTTAATCTAAACCTCATaaacatatcatatattaaaagaaagaaaattattttGCAAATAATTTTCATGATGAATGATAAGTTCATATTGAGAAACAAACTGGAGAATTCCTTTGTCCACTGAAACCTCGAAATGGTTACAgattttcaaaatataagaataataaTGCATCAAATTTGTAACACAAACAATTTATTATGCATTCTTGCCATGTAATTTTCTGAAGCTAAAGTCagaaattaaattaataatttcaGACATTTTATCATAAAGCTACAACAACGAAGAGCATGCCCTTTAACCATTCTGATTACGAAACAGGGATAGGGGGCTTGAGAAGAATCAtggcttcttttatttttcccaCTGCTGCTTGTAGCGTCGATAGGGATGCAGCATAGGATATTCGGATGCACTTATCATCTCCAAATGCATCACCCGGGACGAGTGCAACCTGCCAATACAAACCACAATTATGTCATAGGACATTCTACTATTACTCAGCTCAGAAACTACACTAATTCTAACTGAACATACTTGTGCCTTGTCCAAGAGGAACCGGCAAAGGGATTCAGAGTCCTTGATAATGCCAAACCCTTCAACTTCAGCTCCGTAGTAGGAGCTGAAGTCCACGAACAAATAAAAAGCACCCTGCAATAAATTAATTGTTATTGAAgcttaaattaatttcttaaaGCAGGAGCTTTAATTGAACTATGTTAACCAGAATTATGCTGGTTTACCTGGGGCTCTGATATCTTGGCGCCCTCCAGTTCTCTAAAGCTTTTAACAAGGAAGTCTCGGCGCTCTTGGAATGCTCTCACCATGGTGGAGACTGCTTCACCACCAGCATAACCCAAGCCTAAAGCAGCAAGGCCTGCTTTCTGAGAAATGCTA encodes the following:
- the LOC120112851 gene encoding uncharacterized protein LOC120112851; this encodes MSLACLVCHSGGSPSQSFRSHSISSSEGEGRCSAVVGCLTQKVTIAAGHGDSTATSKVAPFPVMASGQGMAQAPRLQRSRAVTRDLVRDWNFDEVLVGR